A genomic stretch from Actinomadura rubteroloni includes:
- a CDS encoding lipase family alpha/beta hydrolase yields MRRRLAAVLAAFALLVPLMAGRAAAAPPSSGFNDYNCRPSAAHPEPVLLLHGLGGNGPGNFLTLGPFLMGEGYCVYAETYGEALPPIPVGGLVSVDASAKENAARIDKILASTGASKVDVIGHSEGGYLSLAIPKFLPGYAAKIKQVVALAPPTHGTTFAGLVTLAQQLGIMSQVNQVLAGAGCVACTQLTTGAPEIARLTSGAIAQPGVEYTVIASKSDELVTPTDTAFVREEGVTNTYVQDWCPSDGVGHIGLAYDGAVARYIANTLDPAHRKPVSCGFGLPF; encoded by the coding sequence ATGCGCCGCCGTCTCGCCGCCGTCCTGGCCGCGTTCGCCCTGCTCGTCCCGCTCATGGCCGGACGCGCCGCCGCCGCCCCGCCCTCGTCGGGCTTCAACGACTACAACTGCCGCCCGTCCGCCGCCCACCCCGAACCCGTCCTGCTGCTCCACGGGCTCGGCGGCAACGGGCCGGGCAACTTCCTCACCCTCGGCCCCTTCCTGATGGGCGAGGGCTACTGCGTCTACGCCGAGACGTACGGCGAGGCGCTGCCCCCGATCCCGGTCGGCGGCCTGGTGTCGGTGGACGCCTCCGCGAAGGAGAACGCCGCGCGGATCGACAAGATCCTGGCTTCGACCGGCGCGTCGAAGGTCGACGTGATCGGCCACTCCGAAGGCGGCTACCTCTCGCTCGCCATCCCGAAGTTCCTGCCGGGCTACGCCGCGAAGATCAAGCAGGTGGTGGCGCTCGCTCCGCCGACCCACGGCACGACGTTCGCCGGGCTCGTCACACTCGCGCAGCAGCTCGGCATCATGTCCCAGGTCAACCAGGTGCTCGCCGGCGCCGGTTGTGTCGCCTGCACCCAGCTCACGACCGGCGCGCCCGAGATCGCGCGGCTGACGTCCGGCGCGATCGCCCAGCCGGGCGTCGAGTACACGGTGATCGCCAGCAAGTCCGACGAGCTGGTCACGCCGACCGACACCGCGTTCGTCCGCGAGGAAGGGGTCACCAACACCTACGTCCAGGACTGGTGCCCGTCCGACGGCGTCGGCCACATCGGCCTGGCGTACGACGGGGCGGTGGCGCGGTACATCGCCAACACGCTGGACCCCGCGCACCGCAAGCCCGTGTCCTGCGGTTTCGGCCTGCCCTTCTGA
- a CDS encoding TetR/AcrR family transcriptional regulator, whose amino-acid sequence MTHAEAADAPRGRRIRGLDAEQRREQRRRQLLESALELCAAHGYHNVSIEQLCQHAYVGTKSFYEIFPSREDCYIALVGWISEQIMGEMTAHRATAPPDAPDAERALIAAFAHALVDDPRRALVTFGQASGVSPAVERLRRANRRWAAEFVERFWRDSGTVGPDADVHRITIGLVGGLFDLVADWLLADDPAVDTLIEDLQAFYTAVRTGVAAR is encoded by the coding sequence GTGACACACGCGGAAGCGGCCGACGCGCCGCGCGGGCGCCGGATCCGTGGACTGGACGCCGAACAGCGCCGGGAGCAGCGCCGCCGCCAGCTCCTGGAGTCGGCGCTGGAGCTGTGCGCGGCGCACGGGTACCACAACGTCTCGATCGAACAGCTCTGCCAGCACGCCTACGTCGGCACCAAGAGCTTCTACGAGATCTTCCCGAGCCGCGAGGACTGCTACATCGCGCTCGTCGGCTGGATCAGCGAGCAGATCATGGGCGAGATGACCGCGCACCGGGCCACCGCGCCGCCGGACGCCCCGGACGCCGAACGCGCGCTCATCGCTGCCTTCGCGCACGCGCTGGTGGACGATCCGCGCCGCGCGCTCGTCACCTTCGGCCAGGCGAGCGGCGTCTCACCGGCCGTCGAGCGGCTGCGCCGCGCGAACCGGCGCTGGGCGGCCGAGTTCGTGGAACGATTCTGGCGCGACTCGGGGACGGTCGGCCCGGACGCCGACGTCCACCGCATCACGATCGGCCTGGTCGGCGGCCTCTTCGACCTCGTCGCCGACTGGCTCCTCGCCGACGACCCGGCCGTGGACACCCTGATCGAAGACCTTCAAGCGTTCTACACGGCCGTCCGCACAGGCGTAGCCGCCCGCTGA
- a CDS encoding glycine betaine ABC transporter substrate-binding protein, whose amino-acid sequence MLTGRRSRTALAACAALTLAGCGLKPASAFIPDVEPGSIRPIPGLKDVTFRVTSKEFTEQLILGKIAVLALKAAGAKVKDHTNVQGSASARRSITTGNNDLMWEYTGTGWITYLGQENPIPDAGRQFTAVRDLDVRKNHIAWLAPPAPLNNTYALAVNAAAQRKYGLTKLSDMAKVPVAQRTFCVESEFFSRNDGMRGMFKAYGLNYGSTVPSGNVLQMNTGVIFNAVQHGRCTFGEVTATDGRNKALHLTVLDDDRRFFPIYNPAITIREPLLRAHPELTGIFAQIAPKLTTPVMTALNAKADVDGNDPVFVARDWMRQQGFIK is encoded by the coding sequence ATGCTCACCGGACGGCGGTCGCGGACCGCTCTCGCCGCGTGCGCCGCGCTGACGCTGGCCGGCTGCGGGCTGAAACCCGCCTCGGCGTTCATCCCGGACGTCGAGCCGGGCAGCATCCGGCCGATCCCCGGCCTGAAGGACGTCACGTTCCGCGTCACGTCCAAGGAGTTCACCGAGCAGCTCATCCTCGGCAAGATCGCGGTGCTGGCGCTCAAGGCCGCGGGCGCGAAGGTGAAGGACCACACGAACGTGCAGGGCAGCGCGTCCGCCCGCCGCTCCATCACCACCGGCAACAACGACCTGATGTGGGAGTACACAGGCACCGGCTGGATCACCTACCTCGGGCAGGAGAACCCGATCCCGGACGCGGGGCGCCAGTTCACCGCCGTCCGCGACCTGGACGTGCGCAAGAACCACATCGCCTGGCTCGCTCCGCCCGCACCGCTCAACAACACCTACGCGCTCGCGGTCAACGCCGCCGCCCAGCGCAAGTACGGGCTGACGAAGCTGTCGGACATGGCGAAGGTGCCGGTCGCGCAGCGGACGTTCTGCGTCGAGTCGGAGTTCTTCTCCCGCAACGACGGCATGCGCGGCATGTTCAAGGCGTACGGGCTGAACTACGGGTCGACCGTCCCGTCAGGGAACGTCCTCCAGATGAACACGGGCGTCATCTTCAACGCCGTCCAGCACGGCCGCTGCACGTTCGGCGAGGTCACCGCGACCGACGGCCGCAACAAGGCGCTCCACCTGACCGTGCTGGACGACGACCGCCGCTTCTTCCCCATCTACAACCCGGCGATCACGATCCGCGAGCCGCTGCTGCGCGCCCACCCCGAGCTGACCGGCATCTTCGCCCAGATCGCGCCCAAGCTGACCACGCCGGTCATGACGGCGCTGAACGCCAAGGCCGACGTCGACGGCAACGACCCCGTCTTCGTCGCCCGCGACTGGATGCGCCAACAAGGCTTCATCAAGTAA
- a CDS encoding ABC transporter permease yields the protein MTAPPLGDTEDAAGGTGTQEALHTPAGRSWRALLQPLLIVLAGLGWMLYVENKHLDSIEERVLAPHYVAQKTWEHIELALASTAIVLVIAIPLGIVLSRPRVRRATPLVLGVANIGQSAPAIGVVVLLAVLWGIGFWTAIVALVAYGVLPALRNTMVGLQQVDPTLTDAGRGIGMSAPAVLGRVELPLAAPVILAGIRTTLVLMVGTASIASFISGGGLGDLVTTGVTTQRTPVLLTGCVLIALLALLIDWLGGVATRLLAPKGL from the coding sequence GTGACCGCGCCGCCGCTCGGCGACACCGAGGACGCCGCCGGCGGGACGGGCACGCAGGAGGCGCTGCACACCCCGGCCGGACGGTCCTGGCGGGCGCTGCTCCAGCCGCTGCTCATCGTGCTGGCGGGCCTCGGCTGGATGCTCTACGTCGAGAACAAGCACCTCGACAGCATCGAGGAACGCGTCCTCGCGCCCCACTATGTCGCGCAGAAGACGTGGGAGCACATCGAGCTGGCGCTCGCGTCCACGGCGATCGTCCTGGTCATCGCGATCCCGCTCGGCATCGTGCTGAGCCGTCCGCGCGTCCGCCGCGCCACTCCGCTCGTGCTCGGCGTCGCGAACATCGGGCAGTCCGCGCCCGCGATCGGCGTCGTCGTGCTGCTCGCCGTGCTCTGGGGCATCGGGTTCTGGACGGCGATCGTCGCGCTCGTCGCCTACGGCGTGCTGCCCGCGCTGCGCAATACGATGGTCGGCCTGCAGCAGGTCGATCCGACGCTCACCGACGCGGGACGGGGCATCGGGATGTCGGCGCCGGCCGTCCTCGGCCGTGTCGAGCTGCCTCTCGCCGCCCCGGTGATCCTCGCGGGGATACGGACGACGCTCGTGCTGATGGTCGGCACCGCGAGCATCGCCTCCTTCATCAGCGGCGGCGGCCTCGGCGACCTCGTCACCACGGGCGTCACCACGCAGCGGACACCGGTGCTGCTGACCGGCTGCGTCCTCATCGCGCTGCTCGCGCTGCTCATCGACTGGCTCGGCGGCGTCGCGACGCGGCTCCTCGCCCCGAAGGGACTCTGA
- a CDS encoding ABC transporter ATP-binding protein — MPDSSPETPDSPASGAAPATDRAGIELINVTKRYPGQKTPAVDDVTLTVPPGEIVVLLGPSGSGKTTTMRLINRLIEPTSGKITVAGRDALGLNPTELRRHIGYVIQDAGLFPHMTVATNVGLVPQMLKWDRKRIAERVDELLELVDLPPDQYRDRYPRELSGGQRQRVGVARALAADPPVMLMDEPFGALDPITREHLQDSLLHLQDELGKTIVFVTHDINEALKLGDRIAILDKGSRIAQFGTPQEILLNPADAYVEQFVGGGQAMRLLRFSRVADVPLQQVPEAAPGDDADAVRDRLGDTGFAIVLDERRRPVRWITAANLDGVTGAVGERGEDVADPIRGRNTLQQALETLIQSDHECVPVVGRGGVYQGTVTLATVQNAIREMRRTAERAGAGS; from the coding sequence GTGCCTGACAGCTCCCCCGAGACCCCGGACTCCCCCGCCTCCGGCGCGGCCCCGGCCACCGACCGTGCCGGGATCGAACTGATCAACGTCACCAAGCGCTATCCGGGGCAGAAGACGCCCGCCGTGGACGACGTGACGCTGACGGTCCCGCCCGGCGAGATCGTCGTGCTGCTCGGCCCGTCCGGCAGCGGCAAGACGACCACGATGCGGCTGATCAACCGGCTGATCGAGCCGACGTCCGGGAAGATCACCGTGGCCGGACGGGACGCGCTCGGCCTCAACCCGACCGAGCTGCGCCGGCACATCGGCTACGTGATCCAGGACGCGGGGCTGTTCCCCCACATGACGGTCGCCACGAACGTCGGTCTCGTCCCGCAGATGCTGAAGTGGGACCGCAAGCGGATCGCCGAGCGCGTGGACGAGCTGCTGGAGCTCGTCGACCTGCCCCCCGACCAGTACCGCGACCGGTACCCCCGGGAGCTGTCGGGCGGGCAGCGCCAGCGCGTCGGCGTCGCCCGCGCGCTCGCCGCCGATCCGCCGGTCATGCTGATGGACGAGCCGTTCGGCGCGCTCGACCCCATCACCCGCGAGCATCTCCAGGACTCGCTGCTGCACCTCCAGGACGAGCTGGGCAAGACGATCGTGTTCGTCACCCACGACATCAACGAGGCGCTGAAGCTCGGCGACCGCATCGCGATCCTCGACAAGGGGTCGCGGATCGCGCAGTTCGGCACCCCGCAGGAGATCCTGCTCAACCCGGCGGACGCCTACGTCGAGCAGTTCGTCGGCGGCGGCCAGGCGATGCGGCTGCTGCGGTTCAGCCGTGTCGCGGACGTGCCGCTCCAGCAGGTGCCCGAGGCCGCCCCCGGCGACGACGCCGACGCCGTCCGGGACCGGCTCGGCGACACCGGGTTCGCGATCGTGCTGGACGAGCGCCGCCGTCCCGTCCGCTGGATCACCGCCGCGAACCTGGACGGCGTGACCGGCGCCGTCGGCGAGCGCGGCGAGGACGTCGCCGACCCGATCCGGGGCCGCAACACGTTGCAGCAGGCGCTGGAGACGCTGATCCAGAGCGACCACGAGTGCGTCCCGGTGGTCGGGCGCGGCGGCGTCTACCAGGGCACGGTCACGCTCGCGACCGTGCAGAACGCGATCCGCGAGATGCGCCGCACCGCCGAGCGGGCGGGGGCCGGCTCGTGA
- a CDS encoding ABC transporter permease produces the protein MNFWEYLRSRQELLVFETWQHASMVFQCVVAALVLGVAVGLLVYRSPRLSGFATSTAGAVFTIPSLALLGLLITPLGLGVAPSVVALTLYSLLPIVRNTIVGLNGVDRTLVDAARGIGMGRGRILLRVELPLAWPVILTGARVATQLAMGIGAIAAYVSGPGLGEQIFSGLGRLGGANSINMTLAGTLGVIVLALLFDGCFLVIGRLTTPRGIRA, from the coding sequence GTGAACTTCTGGGAGTACCTGCGCAGCCGCCAGGAACTGCTCGTGTTCGAGACGTGGCAGCACGCGAGCATGGTGTTCCAGTGCGTGGTGGCCGCGCTCGTCCTCGGAGTCGCCGTCGGGCTGCTCGTCTACCGGAGTCCGCGGCTGTCGGGGTTCGCCACCAGCACCGCCGGGGCCGTGTTCACGATCCCGTCGCTGGCCCTGCTCGGCCTGCTCATCACCCCTCTCGGCCTCGGCGTCGCGCCGAGCGTCGTCGCGCTGACGCTGTACTCGCTGCTCCCGATCGTGCGGAACACCATCGTCGGGCTGAACGGCGTGGACCGCACCCTCGTGGACGCGGCGCGCGGCATCGGCATGGGGCGCGGCCGGATCCTGCTGCGCGTCGAGCTGCCGCTCGCCTGGCCGGTCATCCTCACCGGCGCACGCGTCGCCACGCAGCTCGCGATGGGCATCGGCGCGATCGCCGCGTACGTGTCCGGGCCGGGTCTCGGCGAGCAGATCTTCTCCGGGCTCGGCCGCCTCGGCGGCGCGAACTCCATCAACATGACGCTCGCCGGGACGCTCGGCGTGATCGTCCTGGCCCTGCTCTTCGACGGCTGCTTCCTCGTGATCGGCCGTCTGACCACACCGCGAGGGATCCGTGCCTGA
- a CDS encoding LLM class F420-dependent oxidoreductase, with protein MTDIDVGRFGIWRSWQQTSPEFAREAEALGYGTIWLGFSPGADLGGAERLLAATDRIVIATGIVNMWATAADDVAAAYRRITEAQPGRFLLGVGIGHPEATREYQSPYDTIVSYLDRLDAGGVPVRGRVLAALGPKVLRLAAERTRGAHPYLVTPEHSRRAREILGPDALLAPEQKVVVDEDAARARATARAKIADPYLKLGNYTNNLRRLGWTDADIADDGSDALIDELAPHGDAATVAAAVTRHLDAGANHVALQPLTTNDTDPLPALRALAQALDLP; from the coding sequence ATGACGGACATCGACGTCGGCCGGTTCGGCATCTGGCGGTCCTGGCAGCAGACGAGCCCGGAGTTCGCCCGGGAGGCCGAGGCACTCGGGTACGGCACGATCTGGCTCGGTTTCTCGCCCGGCGCGGACCTGGGCGGCGCCGAGCGGCTGCTCGCCGCCACCGACCGCATCGTCATCGCGACCGGCATCGTCAACATGTGGGCGACGGCCGCCGACGACGTCGCGGCGGCTTACCGCCGGATCACCGAAGCCCAACCCGGACGCTTCCTGCTCGGCGTCGGCATCGGCCATCCCGAGGCGACGCGCGAGTACCAGAGTCCGTACGACACGATCGTCTCCTACCTGGACCGCCTCGACGCGGGCGGCGTGCCCGTGCGCGGCCGTGTCCTCGCGGCGCTCGGCCCGAAGGTGCTGCGGCTGGCCGCCGAGCGGACGCGCGGCGCGCACCCCTATCTCGTCACGCCCGAACACTCCCGGCGGGCGCGCGAAATCCTCGGCCCGGACGCGCTTCTCGCGCCCGAGCAGAAGGTCGTCGTGGACGAGGACGCCGCCCGCGCCCGCGCGACGGCCCGCGCGAAGATCGCGGACCCCTACCTCAAGCTCGGCAACTACACCAACAACCTGCGGCGGCTCGGCTGGACCGACGCGGACATCGCGGACGACGGCAGCGACGCCCTCATCGACGAACTCGCCCCGCACGGCGACGCCGCCACGGTCGCCGCAGCGGTGACACGGCATCTCGACGCGGGCGCGAACCACGTCGCCCTCCAGCCCCTCACCACGAACGACACCGACCCACTCCCCGCCCTCCGCGCCCTGGCGCAAGCCCTCGACCTGCCCTGA
- a CDS encoding dihydrofolate reductase family protein, with protein MDMDAMLEEYSYPATTPWLRANMISSLDGAIRYKGDTGALGYAADWELMRRFRTLADVVVMGATTIREYGEYPASAAELAIVSRSLDLDFDGPLFADAPVPPLLYTCASAPADRLRKARTRARVLMHGEHHADIPALLADLADRGLVRQLCEGGPTLLAEIAAAGRVDELCLTLSPVLVAGDAPRIMNGRIIDMQRMTLRHAVQDGDYLFLRYLRSSPAET; from the coding sequence ATGGACATGGACGCGATGCTGGAGGAGTACTCCTATCCCGCCACGACCCCGTGGCTGCGCGCCAACATGATCTCGTCGCTGGACGGGGCGATCCGCTACAAGGGCGACACGGGCGCGCTCGGCTACGCGGCGGACTGGGAGCTGATGCGCCGCTTCCGCACGCTCGCCGACGTCGTCGTCATGGGGGCGACCACGATCCGCGAGTACGGGGAGTACCCGGCTTCGGCGGCCGAGCTGGCGATCGTGTCGCGGAGCCTCGACCTGGACTTCGACGGCCCGCTGTTCGCCGACGCGCCCGTCCCGCCGCTCCTCTATACCTGCGCGTCCGCGCCGGCCGACAGGTTGCGCAAAGCGCGCACGCGCGCCCGGGTGCTGATGCACGGCGAGCACCACGCCGACATCCCCGCGCTGCTCGCCGACCTCGCCGACCGCGGGCTCGTCCGCCAGCTCTGCGAGGGCGGGCCGACGCTGCTCGCCGAGATCGCCGCGGCCGGACGCGTGGACGAGCTGTGCCTGACGCTGAGCCCCGTCCTCGTCGCGGGCGACGCGCCGCGCATCATGAACGGCCGCATCATCGACATGCAGCGGATGACGCTCCGCCACGCCGTCCAGGACGGCGACTACCTCTTCCTGCGCTACCTCCGGTCGTCGCCCGCCGAGACGTGA
- a CDS encoding universal stress protein, producing MNEILVGVDESEQSTAAVAWAAAEAGRAGARLRLVNVAGPWLLADSGDPRVREARSWLLQGGRDALERCAAHARSVAHDLEVRVGQLPGQPAGVLVEEGRGALMVVVGSHGAGRLTGVFLGSVASQIASHTAVPAVVVREQGSFSYGEVLVGVDGSPTSDRAIDVACAIAARRGARLRALLVFDEPLPVGGGALIPPVDEPDAADRERALAEALAGRQEHHPDLEIVQEVVAGRPARVLAGASARADLLVVGSRGRGGFTGLLLGSVGQAMLHRAHCPVAVVPPARH from the coding sequence ATGAACGAGATCCTCGTGGGCGTGGACGAATCGGAGCAGAGCACGGCGGCCGTGGCGTGGGCCGCGGCGGAGGCGGGACGGGCCGGCGCGCGGCTGCGGCTCGTCAACGTCGCCGGGCCGTGGCTGCTGGCGGACAGCGGCGATCCGCGCGTCCGGGAGGCCCGCTCCTGGCTGTTGCAGGGTGGCCGGGACGCGCTGGAACGCTGCGCGGCGCACGCGCGCTCCGTCGCGCACGACCTCGAGGTGCGCGTCGGGCAACTGCCGGGGCAGCCGGCGGGCGTGCTCGTCGAGGAGGGACGCGGCGCGCTGATGGTCGTCGTCGGCTCGCACGGCGCGGGACGGCTCACCGGCGTGTTCCTCGGCTCGGTGGCGTCCCAGATCGCCTCGCACACGGCCGTGCCGGCGGTGGTCGTCCGCGAACAGGGCTCGTTCTCCTACGGCGAAGTCCTCGTCGGCGTGGACGGCTCGCCGACCTCGGACCGCGCCATCGACGTCGCCTGCGCGATCGCGGCGCGGCGCGGCGCCCGGCTGCGCGCGCTGCTGGTGTTCGACGAGCCGCTGCCGGTCGGCGGCGGGGCGCTGATCCCGCCGGTGGACGAGCCCGACGCCGCCGACCGCGAACGGGCGCTCGCCGAGGCGCTGGCCGGACGGCAGGAGCACCATCCCGACCTGGAGATCGTCCAGGAGGTCGTGGCGGGCCGTCCCGCCCGCGTCCTCGCGGGGGCGAGCGCCCGCGCCGACCTTCTCGTCGTCGGCTCGCGGGGTCGCGGCGGGTTCACCGGCCTGCTGCTCGGCTCGGTCGGCCAGGCGATGCTGCACCGCGCACACTGCCCGGTCGCGGTCGTCCCGCCGGCGCGGCACTGA
- a CDS encoding PucR family transcriptional regulator, producing the protein MSISAEPWRELPDGAAVWLRSHLAAVEQYMTDGVLREVPEYARPGDPQYRQVVEAAVGFAMEHFVRLIDDPETSWDDVHKVYFDVGYGEAVEGRSLEHFQNAMRIASRLAWRYLSTEYERENRPLEFLSAMAEANFAYLDELSSAAADGYARAREKAAGEREQRRARLLSLLLSDAPVPPNVIAEQAAVAGWRLPRRLAVVVLQPWPGNGGEGPAGLPPEMLVGLDQGRPCIIVPDPEGPGQVDRLAGTLAGWTAAAGPTVAPEEARMSLHWARRALDLAPEPRDAGRSRPGRLIRAEEHLPELLIQEGGPLVDVVAARRLAPLQLRNRSKKGLSLAVTLLECLKNGFNATDAAVALNVHPQTVRYRMAQLTEMFDFDIEDPEIRLELMLLLRAWIRQVRVGPETTG; encoded by the coding sequence GTGTCGATCTCCGCGGAGCCTTGGCGGGAACTGCCCGACGGGGCCGCCGTATGGCTGCGGAGCCACCTCGCGGCCGTCGAGCAGTACATGACCGACGGCGTGCTGCGCGAGGTGCCCGAATACGCGCGGCCCGGCGACCCGCAGTACCGGCAGGTCGTGGAGGCGGCCGTCGGGTTCGCGATGGAGCACTTCGTCCGGCTGATCGACGATCCGGAGACGTCCTGGGACGACGTCCACAAGGTCTACTTCGACGTCGGCTACGGCGAGGCCGTCGAGGGACGCAGCCTGGAGCACTTCCAGAACGCCATGCGCATCGCGTCCCGGCTCGCCTGGCGGTACCTGTCGACCGAGTACGAGCGCGAGAACCGTCCGCTGGAGTTCCTCAGCGCGATGGCGGAGGCGAACTTCGCCTACCTGGACGAGCTGTCGTCCGCCGCCGCCGACGGGTACGCGCGGGCGAGGGAGAAGGCGGCGGGGGAGCGGGAACAGCGCCGGGCGCGGCTGCTGTCGCTGCTGCTGTCGGACGCGCCCGTCCCGCCGAACGTGATCGCCGAGCAGGCGGCCGTGGCGGGCTGGCGCCTGCCGCGGCGCCTCGCGGTCGTCGTGCTGCAGCCGTGGCCGGGCAACGGCGGCGAGGGACCGGCAGGCCTGCCGCCGGAGATGCTCGTCGGGCTGGACCAGGGGCGGCCGTGCATCATCGTCCCCGACCCGGAGGGCCCCGGGCAGGTGGACCGGCTCGCCGGAACGCTCGCCGGATGGACCGCCGCCGCCGGGCCGACGGTCGCGCCCGAGGAGGCCCGGATGTCGCTGCACTGGGCGCGGCGCGCGCTGGACCTCGCGCCGGAGCCGCGCGACGCGGGCCGTTCCCGGCCCGGCCGGCTGATCCGCGCCGAGGAGCACCTTCCCGAGCTGCTGATCCAGGAGGGCGGGCCGCTCGTGGACGTCGTCGCCGCGCGGCGCCTCGCCCCGCTCCAGTTGCGCAACCGCTCGAAGAAGGGGCTGAGCCTCGCGGTCACGCTGCTGGAGTGCCTGAAGAACGGGTTCAACGCGACGGACGCGGCGGTGGCGCTGAACGTCCACCCGCAGACCGTCCGCTACCGGATGGCGCAGCTCACCGAGATGTTCGACTTCGACATCGAGGACCCCGAGATCCGGCTGGAGCTGATGCTGCTCCTGCGCGCGTGGATCCGGCAGGTCCGGGTCGGCCCGGAAACGACCGGCTGA
- a CDS encoding MlaE family ABC transporter permease, with product MTATPVSLAAGGLRQTGRLFALAATVFGQMWRRPFQVREFVEQFWFIAGVTILPTALVSIPFGAVIALQVGSLTQQLGAQSFTGGASVLAVIQQASPMIVALLVSGVAGSAICADIGSRKTREELDAMEVLGVSPIQRLVVPRVLACVAVAFLLNGLVSVVGVGGGYFFNVMMQGGTPGAYLASFSALAQLPDLYIGEFKAILFGFIAGTVAAYRGLNPRGGPKGVGDVVNQAVVITFVMLFSINLIITGIYLQIVPPKGG from the coding sequence ATGACCGCGACACCGGTGTCGCTCGCCGCCGGCGGGCTGCGCCAGACGGGGCGCCTGTTCGCGCTCGCGGCCACGGTGTTCGGTCAGATGTGGCGCCGTCCGTTCCAGGTTCGCGAGTTCGTGGAACAGTTCTGGTTCATCGCGGGGGTGACCATCCTTCCGACCGCGCTGGTGTCGATCCCCTTCGGCGCGGTGATCGCGCTTCAGGTCGGGTCGCTCACCCAGCAGCTCGGCGCGCAGTCCTTCACCGGTGGTGCGAGCGTGCTGGCGGTGATCCAGCAGGCCAGCCCGATGATCGTCGCGCTGCTGGTCTCCGGGGTCGCGGGATCGGCGATCTGCGCCGACATCGGTTCCCGCAAGACCCGCGAGGAACTGGACGCGATGGAAGTGCTGGGCGTCTCCCCGATCCAGCGCCTGGTGGTCCCCCGCGTCCTCGCGTGCGTCGCGGTCGCGTTCCTGCTCAACGGGCTCGTCTCGGTCGTCGGCGTCGGCGGCGGCTACTTCTTCAACGTGATGATGCAGGGCGGTACGCCGGGCGCGTACCTGGCGAGCTTCTCCGCCCTCGCACAGCTCCCCGACCTCTATATCGGCGAGTTCAAGGCGATCCTGTTCGGCTTCATCGCCGGCACGGTCGCCGCCTACCGGGGCCTGAACCCGCGCGGCGGGCCGAAGGGCGTCGGAGACGTCGTGAACCAGGCGGTCGTCATCACGTTCGTCATGCTGTTCTCGATCAACCTCATCATCACCGGCATCTACCTCCAGATCGTCCCGCCGAAGGGTGGCTGA
- a CDS encoding ABC transporter permease has protein sequence MALLDSVRPSRLLGRLDAPGDQLLFYIRALLWTPRALRRYTREIQRLLAEVSFGSGGLGVVGGTIGVMVALSIAVGTLVGMQGYSALQQIGTAAFTGFASAYFNTREIAPLVAGLALSATIGAGFTAQLGAMRISDEVDALEVMGIPSLPYLVTTRIIAGAIAIIPLYAIGLLCSYFASREVTVLINGQSSGTYDHYFKLFLSPTDVLLSFFKVLIFAVLVILSHCYFGYRAAGGPAGVGRAVGRAVRTSIVLISVTDFFLSLAIWGTTTTVKVAG, from the coding sequence ATGGCATTGCTCGACTCTGTCCGGCCGAGCCGGTTGCTCGGAAGGCTGGACGCTCCCGGAGACCAGCTCCTCTTCTACATCCGCGCGCTCCTGTGGACGCCGCGCGCACTGCGCCGCTACACCAGAGAGATCCAGCGACTGCTGGCCGAGGTGTCGTTCGGCTCCGGCGGCCTCGGCGTCGTCGGCGGCACGATCGGCGTCATGGTCGCGCTGAGCATCGCGGTCGGCACGCTCGTCGGCATGCAGGGCTACTCGGCCCTCCAGCAGATCGGAACGGCGGCCTTCACCGGGTTCGCCTCCGCCTACTTCAACACCCGTGAGATCGCGCCGCTGGTGGCGGGGCTCGCCCTGTCGGCGACGATCGGCGCGGGCTTCACCGCGCAGCTCGGCGCGATGCGCATCAGCGACGAGGTGGACGCCCTGGAGGTCATGGGCATCCCGTCGCTGCCCTATCTCGTGACGACACGGATCATCGCGGGCGCCATCGCGATCATCCCGCTGTACGCGATCGGGCTGCTGTGCAGCTACTTCGCGTCCCGCGAGGTCACGGTGCTCATCAACGGGCAGTCGTCGGGAACCTACGACCACTACTTCAAGCTGTTCCTGTCGCCCACCGACGTGCTGCTGTCGTTCTTCAAGGTGCTGATCTTCGCCGTGCTGGTGATCTTGTCGCACTGCTACTTCGGCTACCGCGCGGCAGGCGGTCCCGCGGGAGTGGGACGCGCCGTCGGACGCGCGGTACGGACCTCGATCGTTCTGATCAGCGTCACGGACTTCTTCCTCAGCCTGGCGATCTGGGGCACGACCACGACCGTGAAGGTGGCCGGATGA